In Streptomyces sp. NBC_00306, a single genomic region encodes these proteins:
- a CDS encoding TetR/AcrR family transcriptional regulator, with protein MARGNTRQRIQDVALELFAEQGYEKTSLREIAERLDVTKAALYYHFKTKEDIVISLFEDLTRPIDELMEWAQAEPKTLATKKELLRRYSEALTQAAPLFRFMQENQATVRELSIGETFKKRMLGLLDLIKEPGAPLPDQVRCASALFTMHAGMFFLQTIEGDPEDKRQAVLEVAIDLVSQAHRVTG; from the coding sequence ATGGCCAGAGGGAACACACGCCAGCGCATCCAGGACGTCGCCCTCGAACTCTTCGCCGAGCAGGGCTACGAGAAGACCTCGCTGCGCGAGATCGCCGAGCGGCTCGATGTCACCAAGGCGGCGCTGTACTACCACTTCAAGACCAAGGAAGACATCGTCATCAGCCTCTTCGAGGATCTGACGAGGCCGATCGACGAGCTGATGGAGTGGGCCCAGGCGGAGCCGAAGACCCTCGCCACCAAGAAGGAACTGCTGCGCCGCTACAGCGAGGCCCTCACCCAGGCCGCTCCCCTGTTCCGCTTCATGCAGGAGAACCAGGCGACGGTCCGCGAGCTGAGCATCGGCGAGACCTTCAAGAAGCGCATGCTCGGCCTGCTGGACCTGATCAAGGAGCCGGGTGCCCCGCTGCCCGACCAGGTCCGCTGCGCCAGCGCGCTCTTCACGATGCACGCGGGGATGTTCTTCCTCCAGACAATCGAAGGCGACCCCGAGGACAAGCGCCAGGCTGTCCTCGAGGTCGCGATCGATCTGGTGAGCCAGGCCCACCGCGTCACCGGGTGA
- a CDS encoding M23 family metallopeptidase: MSKRINHRLRPSVLRTRGTVVAAGLGAVMVVGAGAGVASAAGGTTAAADPATAVAAQADAQAKAAVNAKAVKAKAAKAAAAKAAKAKAAKKVAWVKPVGKYTLSASFNQGGAMWAHKHSGQDFAVPVGTTVKAANAGTVVKAGPYGGGDGAAYGNAIVIKHANGKYSQYAHLSKINVGVGSHVKTGQSIAKSGNTGNSSGPHLHFEIRTTPNYGSALNPASFLRTVGVTF; encoded by the coding sequence ATGTCGAAGCGCATCAACCACCGTCTCCGCCCGTCCGTGCTCCGTACCCGTGGCACCGTCGTCGCCGCCGGACTCGGCGCCGTGATGGTCGTCGGAGCCGGTGCGGGTGTCGCCTCCGCAGCTGGGGGCACCACTGCGGCTGCTGACCCCGCGACCGCCGTGGCCGCGCAGGCCGATGCCCAGGCGAAGGCCGCTGTGAACGCGAAGGCCGTCAAGGCCAAGGCCGCGAAGGCCGCCGCGGCGAAGGCTGCCAAGGCCAAGGCCGCGAAGAAGGTCGCCTGGGTCAAGCCCGTCGGCAAGTACACGCTGAGCGCGAGCTTCAACCAGGGCGGCGCCATGTGGGCGCACAAGCACTCCGGCCAGGACTTCGCCGTCCCGGTCGGCACCACGGTCAAGGCCGCGAACGCCGGTACCGTCGTGAAGGCCGGCCCGTACGGCGGCGGCGACGGCGCCGCGTACGGCAACGCCATCGTGATCAAGCACGCCAACGGCAAGTACTCGCAGTACGCGCACCTGTCGAAGATCAACGTGGGTGTCGGTTCGCACGTGAAGACCGGCCAGTCCATAGCCAAGTCCGGCAACACCGGAAACTCCTCCGGCCCGCACCTGCACTTCGAGATCCGTACGACCCCGAACTACGGCTCGGCGCTCAACCCGGCCTCGTTCCTGCGCACCGTGGGTGTCACCTTCTGA
- a CDS encoding ATP-dependent Clp protease ATP-binding subunit, giving the protein MFERFTDRARRVVVLAQEEARMLNHNYIGTEHILLGLIHEGEGVAAKALESLGISLEAVRQQVEEIIGQGQQAPSGHIPFTPRAKKVLELSLREALQLGHNYIGTEHILLGLIREGEGVAAQVLVKLGADLNRVRQQVIQLLSGYQGKEAATAGGPAEGTPSTSLVLDQFGRNLTQAARESKLDPVIGREKEIERVMQVLSRRTKNNPVLIGEPGVGKTAVVEGLAQAIVKGEVPETLKDKHLYTLDLGALVAGSRYRGDFEERLKKVLKEIRTRGDIILFIDELHTLVGAGAAEGAIDAASILKPMLARGELQTIGATTLDEYRKHLEKDAALERRFQPIQVAEPSLPHTIEILKGLRDRYEAHHRVSITDEALVQAATLADRYISDRFLPDKAIDLIDEAGSRMRIRRMTAPPDLREFDEKIAGVRRDKESAIDSQDFEKAASLRDKEKQLLAAKAKREKEWKAGDMDVVAEVDGELIAEVLATATGIPVFKLTEEESSRLLRMEDELHKRVIGQKDAIKALSQAIRRTRAGLKDPKRPGGSFIFAGPSGVGKTELSKTLAEFLFGDEDALISLDMSEFSEKHTVSRLFGSPPGYVGYEEGGQLTEKVRRKPFSVVLFDEVEKAHPDIFNSLLQILEDGRLTDSQGRVVDFKNTVIIMTTNLGTRDISKGFNLGFAAQGDTKTNYERMKTKVNEELKQHFRPEFLNRVDDTVVFHQLTEEDIIQIVDLMIAKVDERLKDRDMGLELSPTAKSLLAKKGYDPVLGARPLRRTIQREIEDILSEKILFGELRPGHIVVVDTEGEGEEKKFTFRGEEKSALPDVPPIEQAAGGAGPNLSKDA; this is encoded by the coding sequence ATGTTCGAGAGGTTCACCGACCGCGCGCGGCGGGTTGTCGTCCTGGCTCAGGAAGAAGCCCGGATGCTCAACCACAACTACATCGGCACCGAGCACATCCTCCTGGGCCTTATCCACGAGGGTGAGGGTGTCGCCGCTAAGGCCCTGGAGAGCCTCGGGATTTCGCTCGAGGCGGTCCGCCAGCAGGTGGAGGAGATCATCGGCCAGGGCCAGCAGGCCCCGTCCGGGCACATCCCCTTCACGCCCCGTGCCAAGAAGGTCCTGGAGCTGTCGCTCCGCGAGGCTCTTCAGCTGGGCCACAACTACATCGGCACCGAGCACATCCTGCTCGGCCTGATCCGCGAGGGCGAGGGCGTCGCAGCCCAGGTGCTCGTGAAGCTGGGCGCCGATCTCAACCGGGTGCGGCAGCAGGTCATCCAGCTGCTCTCCGGATACCAGGGCAAGGAAGCCGCCACAGCAGGCGGCCCGGCCGAGGGCACCCCCTCGACCTCGCTCGTCCTGGACCAGTTCGGCCGGAACCTCACCCAGGCCGCTCGTGAGTCCAAGCTCGACCCGGTCATCGGGCGCGAGAAGGAGATCGAGCGGGTCATGCAGGTGCTGTCCCGCCGTACCAAGAACAACCCCGTGCTCATCGGCGAGCCCGGCGTCGGCAAGACGGCGGTCGTCGAGGGCCTGGCGCAGGCCATCGTCAAGGGCGAGGTGCCCGAGACCCTCAAGGACAAGCACCTCTACACCCTGGACCTGGGCGCGCTGGTCGCGGGCTCCCGGTACCGCGGTGACTTCGAGGAGCGTCTGAAGAAGGTCCTCAAGGAGATCCGCACCCGCGGCGACATCATCCTGTTCATCGACGAGCTCCACACCCTCGTGGGTGCGGGTGCCGCCGAGGGCGCGATCGACGCCGCCTCGATCCTCAAGCCGATGCTGGCGCGAGGCGAGCTGCAGACCATCGGCGCCACGACGCTGGACGAGTACCGCAAGCACCTGGAGAAGGACGCGGCCCTCGAGCGCCGCTTCCAGCCCATCCAGGTCGCGGAGCCGTCGCTGCCGCACACCATCGAGATCCTCAAGGGTCTGCGCGACCGGTACGAGGCCCATCACCGGGTCTCCATCACCGACGAGGCCCTCGTCCAGGCCGCGACACTGGCCGACCGGTACATCTCGGACCGCTTCCTGCCGGACAAGGCGATCGACCTGATCGACGAGGCCGGTTCCCGGATGCGCATCCGCCGGATGACCGCGCCGCCGGACCTCCGCGAGTTCGACGAGAAGATCGCGGGCGTGCGCCGTGACAAGGAGTCGGCGATCGACTCCCAGGACTTCGAGAAGGCGGCCTCTCTCCGCGACAAGGAGAAGCAGCTGCTCGCCGCGAAGGCCAAGCGCGAGAAGGAATGGAAGGCCGGCGACATGGACGTCGTCGCCGAGGTCGACGGCGAGCTCATCGCCGAGGTCCTCGCCACGGCGACCGGCATTCCCGTCTTCAAGCTCACCGAGGAGGAGTCCTCCCGCCTGCTGCGCATGGAGGACGAGCTCCACAAGCGCGTCATCGGTCAGAAGGACGCCATCAAGGCGCTCTCGCAGGCTATTCGCCGTACGCGAGCGGGTCTGAAGGACCCGAAGCGCCCCGGTGGCTCGTTCATCTTCGCCGGCCCGTCCGGTGTCGGTAAGACCGAGCTCTCCAAGACGCTCGCCGAATTCCTCTTCGGCGACGAGGACGCGCTGATCTCCCTCGACATGTCGGAGTTCAGCGAGAAGCACACGGTTTCGCGTCTCTTCGGTTCCCCGCCCGGATACGTGGGTTACGAAGAGGGCGGCCAGCTCACCGAGAAGGTGCGCCGGAAGCCGTTCTCCGTCGTCCTCTTCGACGAGGTCGAGAAGGCCCACCCCGATATCTTCAATTCCCTTCTGCAGATCCTGGAGGACGGTCGCCTGACCGACTCCCAGGGCCGCGTCGTGGACTTCAAGAACACGGTCATCATCATGACGACCAACCTCGGGACCCGGGACATCTCGAAGGGGTTCAACCTGGGCTTCGCCGCGCAGGGTGACACCAAGACGAACTACGAGCGGATGAAGACGAAGGTCAACGAAGAGCTCAAGCAGCACTTCCGGCCCGAGTTCCTCAACCGTGTCGATGACACCGTGGTCTTCCACCAGCTGACCGAGGAAGACATCATCCAGATCGTCGACCTCATGATCGCCAAGGTGGACGAGCGCCTGAAGGACCGCGACATGGGTCTGGAGCTCAGCCCCACGGCCAAGTCGCTGCTCGCCAAGAAGGGCTACGACCCGGTTCTGGGCGCCCGGCCGCTGCGCCGGACGATCCAGCGCGAGATCGAGGACATCCTCTCCGAGAAGATCCTCTTCGGTGAGCTGCGCCCCGGTCACATCGTGGTCGTGGACACCGAGGGCGAAGGTGAGGAGAAGAAGTTCACCTTCCGCGGCGAGGAGAAGTCGGCTCTGCCGGACGTCCCGCCGATCGAGCAGGCGGCAGGCGGCGCAGGCCCGAACCTGTCGAAGGACGCGTAA
- the dacB gene encoding D-alanyl-D-alanine carboxypeptidase/D-alanyl-D-alanine endopeptidase: MSRPVIRSNRRGQRRARIRPVVIGLACILTSTLTWSAPAGAGPSDDGLKGAIDTILADARMDGGAASVVIADATTGERLYQRTGADRLMPASNTKLATSVAAMALLGPDYRYRTDVLAGGPRYGSTLRGDLYLRGSGDPTALAQDYDRLAADVAATGIRRVTGRLVADDTRFDTQRLGRSWASDDESSYYSAQISPLTVAPDTDYDSGTVIVEALPGSRPGARPRIKVTPPTDYVRLDVRGTTVPAGQPDTLSVERQHGTNTITVSGNIPVGAGATKEWIAVWEPTGYAAAVFSDALARHGVRVAGPPRLGRPTPAGAKELASHRSMPLRELMVPFMQLSNNMHAETLTKTMGRETSGRGTWAAGLAAVDGYLKQEGVDTAELRQVDGSGLSRMNLFPAEQLTTLLLSVRDAPWYADWYASLPVACHPDRFTGGTLRTRMCGTAAALNARGKTGSLTGASALSGYVKDAAGRELTYSVVLNNYLASSVKSIEDAIVVTLAKSDTANDTVTAVPPKPRRASEAPADLECSWRKPALC; the protein is encoded by the coding sequence ATGAGTAGACCCGTGATTCGCTCGAACCGCCGCGGACAGCGCCGCGCCCGGATCCGGCCCGTCGTCATCGGGCTCGCCTGCATCCTCACGTCCACACTCACCTGGAGCGCGCCCGCCGGAGCCGGGCCGTCGGACGACGGCCTCAAGGGGGCCATCGACACGATCCTCGCCGACGCCCGGATGGACGGCGGCGCCGCGAGCGTGGTGATCGCCGACGCCACCACCGGCGAACGGCTCTACCAGCGCACCGGCGCGGACCGTCTGATGCCCGCGTCCAACACCAAGCTCGCCACCTCCGTCGCCGCGATGGCGCTGCTCGGGCCCGACTACCGCTACCGCACCGACGTGCTCGCCGGCGGCCCGCGGTACGGCTCCACACTCCGCGGCGACCTGTATCTGCGCGGCAGCGGCGACCCGACCGCCCTCGCGCAGGACTACGACCGGCTCGCCGCCGACGTCGCCGCGACCGGCATCAGACGCGTCACCGGCAGGCTCGTCGCCGACGACACCCGCTTCGACACCCAGCGGCTCGGACGTTCATGGGCGTCGGACGACGAGTCCTCGTACTACTCCGCGCAGATCTCACCCCTCACGGTGGCCCCCGACACCGACTACGACTCGGGCACGGTCATCGTGGAGGCCCTCCCGGGCTCCCGGCCCGGCGCCCGGCCACGGATCAAGGTGACACCGCCGACGGACTACGTACGCCTCGACGTGCGCGGCACCACCGTCCCCGCCGGGCAGCCGGACACCCTCTCCGTCGAGCGGCAGCACGGCACCAACACGATCACGGTCAGCGGCAACATTCCCGTCGGCGCCGGTGCCACCAAGGAGTGGATCGCCGTCTGGGAGCCGACCGGCTACGCGGCCGCGGTCTTCTCCGACGCGCTCGCCCGCCACGGTGTCCGCGTCGCCGGACCGCCCCGGCTGGGCCGGCCCACACCGGCCGGCGCGAAGGAGCTCGCCTCCCACCGGTCCATGCCGCTGCGGGAGCTGATGGTCCCGTTCATGCAGTTGTCCAACAACATGCACGCCGAGACGCTCACCAAGACCATGGGCCGGGAGACGTCGGGCCGCGGCACCTGGGCAGCCGGCCTGGCGGCGGTGGACGGTTATCTCAAACAGGAAGGCGTCGACACGGCAGAGCTGCGCCAGGTCGACGGCTCCGGTCTGTCCCGGATGAACCTCTTCCCGGCCGAGCAGCTGACCACCCTGCTCCTGTCCGTCCGCGACGCCCCCTGGTACGCGGACTGGTATGCCTCCCTGCCCGTGGCGTGCCACCCGGACCGCTTCACCGGCGGAACCCTGCGGACCCGCATGTGCGGGACCGCCGCGGCACTCAACGCCCGCGGAAAGACCGGTTCGCTCACCGGCGCATCCGCGCTGTCCGGCTATGTGAAGGACGCGGCCGGCCGTGAGCTCACCTACAGCGTCGTGCTCAACAACTACCTCGCGTCCTCGGTGAAGAGCATCGAGGACGCGATCGTGGTGACGCTGGCGAAGTCCGACACGGCCAACGACACGGTCACGGCCGTACCGCCGAAGCCGCGCCGCGCATCCGAGGCCCCGGCCGATCTCGAATGCTCCTGGCGGAAGCCGGCGCTCTGCTGA